The Candidatus Omnitrophota bacterium genome contains the following window.
GCCCGCCACCGAATACTCCCGGACCGTGGAAGGGGCCGTGCTCCTGACCGATCGATTTTCCATTAACATCGCCGAGAAATTACTTCCGCAAGACCGCAGCGGCATCCCCGCGCAGAGCGATCCCACCAACACCGATCCCCGCAGGCAGACCGAAAGCCAGATCTACCTCAAGTACAAGAATACGTTTTAATGCAAATGGGGACACGTAACAAGTACATGTCCCCATTTGCTTGACAAAAAAACGTTTTTTGTTTATAATTCGGTAATACTTTGTATTACCTACGCGGAAGGAGGACTTTATGGCGCAGACCAGGGATGTGGAGGTCATCACTTTTAAGGCGGACCGTGACCTGATGAAATTATTGAAAGGCATCCGCAACCGTTCGGAGTTCATCCGCACCGCGGTGCTGGAAGCGCTGGACAATGCGTGCCCGTTCTGCCGCGGCACCGGCGTTTTGACCACACACCGCAAGAAGCATTGGAAAGATCTGGCGGGGCATCATTCGGCGAAAGAATGCAGGGAATGTCATGAGGAGGTTTTGGTGTGCACGCATTAAGGACCATCGGTTTATGTTGTTTATTGGCTTGCCCCGCCTATGCCGGGACCCCGTTGAAAGCCGTGGCCACGTTCAGTATTTTGGGGGACATGGTCAAAAACGTCGGCAAGGACAAGGTGGATGTGACGGTTTTAGTCGGCTCCGACGGGGATGTTCACACGTTTGAGCCGACCCCCCAGGAAGCCATTGCCCTGGTCCGGGCGCGGGTGATCTTTGAAAATGGCCTGCATTTTGAACACTGGCTGGATGATCTTTACGCGTCCAGCGGTTCACGCGCCTCCCGGATCATTGTCACCGATGGGATTGAACCGATCGCTTTGGGAAATGATGAGGACCCGCACGTCTGGCATGATGTGAGCAATGCCATGCTCATGACAGAGAGGATACGGGATGGGCTGATCGCGGCCGATCAGGTGAATGCCGCCTATTATAGGGAAAATGCGGAAAAATATTTGGCCGAATTGGCAAAGATGGACCATTGGATCATCGAGACCTTAAAAGACGTTCCGGATGAACGCAGGAAATTGGTCACGTCCCATGATACCTTCGGTTATTTTGCCAAACGTTACGGGTTTGCGGTCATCGGGACAGCCGTTGGATCCGCCAGCACCGAGGCAGCAGACCCTTCAGCCGCCGAGATCGCCCAACTGATCGAAAAGATCAAGGCTGCGGGGATCAGGGTGGTTTTCGCCGAGAACACGCATAATCCTAAATTGCTGGAATCCGTGGCTGCGGAAGCCGGAGTGAAATTAGCACCCAGGTTATACACCGATGCCTTGGGTCCCGCGGGCAGCGCAGGGGACACGTACGTTAAAATGATGCGGTCTAATGCCGGGATCTTCGCGGAGTCATTAAAATGATGCTTTCTTATTGCCGGCACAGGCACAGTTCCCCGGACCCGCACGCCCCTGCTTTGGCGGTCAAAGGGCTGGACGTTGTTTATTCCGGCGGGGAAAAACCGGCGCTTAAAAATGTGACCCTGCGCGTTCCCGTCGGGGTATCCATGGCCCTGGTGGGGCCCAATGGTGCCGGCAAGTCCACGCTGTTCAAAGCCATCAGCGGGCTTTTGCCCGTGCGTTCGGGAACGGTGCGTGTCTTCGGCCATCGTCTGGGCGCGTGCCATCACCGCGTCGTCTATTTGCCCCAGCGCAGTGAGATCGACTGGCAGTTCCCGATGAGCGTGCGTGACTTAGTCGTCACCGGCCGTTACGTGTATCTGGGCTGGTTCGCGCGTCCGGGAAAAAAGGACCTGCGCATGGCCGCCGACGCTCTGGAACAGTTGGGAGCGGCGGACTTAGGCGAAAGGCAGATCAGCAAACTTTCCGGCGGCCAGCAGCAAAGGGTCCTGATCGCCCGGGCCCTGGCGCAAAACGCGGACCTTTTATTGCTTGACGAGCCGCTCAATGCCGTGGACGCGGAAACGAGGCACACCATCGCGCGGGTCCTGGAAGGCATCAAAGCCAAAGGGAAAACCGTCATCGTCGCCACTCATTATTATGACCAGCAGGAAGGCCGTTTTGACGGGGCCATTTATCTGAAAGATGGAGAGCAGGTTGATGCATTACCTCACTGATCCATTCCAATATGTATTCATCCAGCGCGCGGTCCTCGCCGCGGTCATCGTTGGCGTCCTGTGCGCCGCCTTGGGCACCTTCGTCGTGCTGCGGCGCATGTCGCTGGTCGGCCACGCCTTGACCCACAGCGCTTTGCCGGGCATGGTTGTGGCCTATTTGCTGGGTGTCAGTATTTTCTTTGGAGCGCTGATGGCCACCGTGCTGACGGCGTTGGGGATAGGTCTTTTGGCCAAGGATGAAGATGTCTATGAAGACACATCGGTGGGTATGATCCCCATGGTCATGTTCGCCGTCGGCATTTTGCTCATCAGTGCGACAAAATCCTATCGCGACCTGTCCGCCATGCTCTTCGGCAATATTTTAGGGGTCACGCCTGCGGACCTGGATCTTATTATTGTCATTGCCGGTGCAAGCGCGCTGGCCCTGGTCCTTTTCCACAAGGAAATGAAACTGTTGTGCGTTGACCCCAATTACGCCAAAGCCATCGGGGTGCCGTTTGACCTTTTGCGTTACGGCCTGCTTGTGTTTTTGGCCCTGACAGTCGTAGTCGGTATTCAGGCGGTGGGCACGGTCCTGACCAATGCTTTGCTGGTCATCCCGGTCGCGGCGGCGCGATTGTTAACGGACCGTTTGGGCGTGATGATGTTGATAGCCTGCGCCTTTGCCGTCATAGCCGCGCTGGCGGGCGTGTACGCGTCGTATTATTTCGGGATCGCCTCGGGCGCGGCCATTGTGCTGGCCGCCGCGTGTTGTTTTGGGCTTGCCTGGGCCATCCGCCTGCTATCCAAACGTTGACAACCCCCTGACCTCGGTGTTATTGTAGTGTCCTTATGGACCTGCACAATCGCTGGGGAGAACCCATGGACAAGGAACCGGGCGGGCTGATAGGCCCGGACGGCCAGCCCCTGCCATCCGCCCAGGAGCTCAAACCCTCTGAAGAAGAAGCGGCCCAGCCCCAACTGGATTTTTTCAATTACGCGGCCTCGCTGGGCTTTCAGGCCATGATCTTCTTGGGCGAAATGCCCAACCCCGTCACCAACCAGACGGAAAAGAACCTCAAACAGGCGAAATTCCTCATTGACACGCTGGTTTTGATCCGCGAGAAGACCATCGGCAATCTCACCAAGGAAGAGGGTGAATTGCTCAACGGTTCCATTTACGAATTGCAAAAGCGTTTTGTGGAGATCGCGCAAAAGGAGAAGGCGTAATGACTTGCCCTGAGCCAAGTCGAAGGGTCGACGACGCTCTGCTGGCCATTTTGGCCTGTCCCGCCTGTCAGGGGGACGTTGTCCTTAAGGACAATAAGATCGTCTGTACCCGCTGTGGGCGCCGGTACCCCATCAAGGACGGGGTCCCTGTCCTTTTGGCCGACGAGGCCGAGAAATGACCCCGCGTTTAAAAAAGCTGATCGCTGAATTTCCCCATCATAAGAACATCGACGGGCTTCTGGTCGTCAACGACGCCAATATCCGTTATCTGACAGATTTTCCAGCCGGCGAATCCTGGCTTTTGGTCACGCCCCAAAAAGCCGTCTATATTACAGACTTTCGTTATCTCCTGCAGGCCAGGCAGGGCCTTAAAGGGGTCATCGTCAAGCAATATACCAAGACCCCGTGCCTTGTCCTGTTCGATCTGGTCAGGGGCCTGAAGGTCAAACGGCTTGGTTTTGATGAGCGCCACACGAGCGTGGCCCAATTCAAGAAATTAAAACAATTCTGTCCGCGGCGCACCAAATTGGTGCCGGCCGGCGGCCTGGTGGAATCATTAAGGGAGATCAAGGAAGAAGGGGAGATCGCCCGGATCCGTGCCTGTTTGAAACTGCATTTCAAGGCCCTGGATCTTTTAAAGAAAGTGGTGAAGCCCGGGGTCACGGAGCGCCATGTCCTGGCCCGGTTGGAGCGTTTCGTCAAGTCCCATAAAGCAGGGTTTGCTTTTGATCCCATTATTGCTTCCGGCCCCAATTCCTGTTATCCTCATGCCTGTGTCACGGACCGTGTGATCCGCAACAATGAGCCGGTCCTGATCGATATAGGCATTGAGATCGGGGGTTATAAGTCTGACTTGACACGAAATTTCTTTTTGGGTAGAATTCTACCCTCTGTTCGCCAGGCCTTTGACGCCGTGAAACTTGCGCAAAGCACAGCCATCGCCATGATCAAACCCGGCGTCTCGGCGGCCCAGGTGGATGCGAAGGCACGTAACACATTGAAAAAATTCGGGTTAGCAAAATATTTCGGCCATTCCCTTGGCCATGGCGTTGGTTTGGATATTCATGAGAACCCGCGGCTGTCGTGCAAAAGCACGGGTGTTTTAGAACCGGGGATGGTCGTGACCGTGGAGCCGGCGGTTTACATCCCCAACCAGTTCGGGATCAGGGTCGAGGACATGGTTTTGGTGACATCCCAAGGATGCGAGGTATTGAGTACACCGTTAAATTAGTTTTAATGGCACCGGTGTACTCAAATTAACACGAATTAATTGAACGGAGCACTGAGTGGCCATTACGATCAATGAAATAGAAAGCGGCATGGGCCTGATGGTGGACGGCCAGTTGTATTTTATCACCGATTTTAATCATGTGAAACCCGGCAAAGGCAGCGCTTTTGTCCGCATCCGTTTAAAGAACATCAGGACCGACGCTGTCCTGGAGCGCACCTTCCGCACTTCGGAGAGCCTGGACAATGCGCCTCTGGAGCGCCGGCGCATGCAGTTCACCTACGTTTCCGGCGATGAATATCATTTCATGGACCAGAGCACCTACGAAGACACGATCATCTCCAAAGGACTTTTGGGTGACGCAGTCAAATACCTCCAGGATGATGCCGTGGTGGAAGTCCTTTTGCATAAGGAACAGGTGGTCAAGGTGGAGATCCCCACGTTCATCATCGCCACGGTCATCGAGGCCGATCCCGGCTTGAAAGGCGATTCTTCCAGGGCCGGATATAAGCCGGCCAAGATCGACACCGGCGCCTCGGTCCAGGTGCCGCTTTTCATTCAAACAGGGGAGACCATCAAGGTGGACACCCGCACCGGCATCTACGTTGAAAGGGTCAAGAAATGAATTTAAAAGACATCAAAGAGATCATCGCGCTCATGAACGAACATAATCTCAATGAGATCGAGATCGAGCGTGAGGGCCTGAAGCTGAAGCTCAAGAAAGCCGCCGACGGCCAGATTGGCGCGTCTGCCTCGCCCCATTATGCCGTTGAATCCATTCCTTCCCCCAAGACCTCTGTTCCCTCAACCGCGGCGCCGGCCGCCGATGATGCCGCTAAAAAAGGCGCCAAGGACATCAAGTCGCCCATGGTCGGGACGTTCTACCGCGCGCCTTCGCCGGAAGCCGCGCCGTTCGTCGAAGTGGGCCAGACCGTTGAAGTCGGCCAGGTCGTCTGCGTCGTGGAAGCCATGAAACTCATGAACGAGATCAAGTCGGAAGTGCGCGGCAAGGTCGTCCAGGTCGCCGTCGAGAACGCCGAGCCGGTCGAGTTCGGGCAGACCCTGTTTGTGGTCGACCCGATATAGTTGATACCATGTTCTCTAAGATCCTGATCGCTAACCGTGGTGAGATCGCCCTGCGCATCATCCGCGCCTGCAAGGAAATGGGCATACGCACCGTCGCTGTCTATTCCCAGGCGGACCAGCATTCTTTGCACGTGCGTTTCGCTGACGAGGCCGTGTGCATCGGCAAGGCCGCCAGCAAGGACAGTTATCTGAACATCCCGGCCATTGTTTCCGCCGCGGAGATCACCGACGTCGAGGCCATCCATCCCGGGTACGGGTTTTTGTCGGAGAACGCGCATTTCGCCGAGATCTGCGAGTCCTGCCACATCAAATTCATCGGCCCCACCCCCGAGGCCATCCGCAAGATGGGCGACAAGATCATTGCCAAGGAAACCGTCAGGAAAATAGGCGTTCCTTTGACCCCGGGCAGCAACGGGGTGATCAAGCGTCCGGAAGACGCGGTTGCCGTCGCGCAAAAGGTCAAATATCCCGTGATCATCAAGGCCGCGGCCGGCGGGGGCGGCAAAGGCATGCGCGTCTGCCACAATGACGTGACGCTCATCAATTCTTTCAAGATGGCCCAGACCGAGGCGGAAGCCAATTTCGGCCGGGGCGACGTTTATATCGAAAAATACGTCGAAAGCCCGCGCCACGTTGAATTTCAGATCCTGGCGGACCATCACGGCAATGTCATCCATTTGGGCGAGCGCGATTGCAGTGTCCAGCGCCGCCACCAGAAGCTGTTAGAGGAATCCCCCTCGCCCGGGCTTGAAACGAATTTGCGCAAGAAAATGGGCGACGCGGCCGTCAAGGCGGCCAGGGCCGTCAATTATCAGGGCGTGGGGACCATCGAGTTCTTGCTCGACGGGCGCAGTGATTTTTATTTCATGGAAATGAACACCCGCCTGCAGGTCGAGCACCCGGTCACCGAAATGGTCACCGGCATCGACCTGGTCAAGGAACAGATCAAGGCCGCGGCGGGGTTGAAACTCAAGATCAAGCAGGAGGATGTCAGGTTCAAGGGGGCGTCCATCGAATGCCGCATCAACGCCGAGGACCCGTACAATAATTTTATCCCTTCGCCGGGAAAGATCGCCGAGCTCAACCTTCCCGGCGGCCCCGGCGTGCGCATTGACACCCATATTTATCCCGGGTACACCATCAGCCCTTATTATGATTCCCTGGTGGCCAAGGTGATCGTCCACGGCCGTGACCGCGACGAAGCGGTGCGCATCATGCGCCGGGCGCTGGATGAATTTTACATAGCGCCGATCAAGACCACGGTGCCGCTGCACATGGAGATCTTGCAGCACCCGGCTTTCTTGCAGGGTAAGACCACGACGCATTTTTTGGAAAAAATGTTGAACCACTGAAAGGAAAGATGAAAAAGATCGGCATATTGACAGGCGGGGCGGATTGTCCGGGGTTGAATTCGGTGATCCGCGCGGTTGTGCGCAAAGGCATGCAGGAGGGCTATGTCGTCACCGGCATCAAGAACGGGTGGCTGGGCCTTATTGAAAATGACATGCGCGTTCTGGACGTCAAGTCCACCACCGGTATTTTGGACCGCGGGGGCACCATTTTAGGCACCAGCCGTATCAATCCTTTGGCTGATGAAGAGCAGGTCAAGAAAATAAAAGAGAATTACCAGAGGAGCGGCATGGATGCGCTCATTGCCGTCGGCGGGGAAGAGACCCTGAAAACAGCCCTGGCCTTGTATAAACGCGGCATCATCCGTGTCGTGGGGGTCCCTAAGTCCATTGACAATGCCCTTTCCGGCACTGATTACGCGTTCGGGTTTGACACGGCGGTCAATATCGCCACCCAGTGCATTGACCGCTTGCACACGACCGCGGAATCGCATCACCGCATCATGGTCGTTGAGGTCATGGGACTTTACACCGGCTGGATCGCGGTACAAGCCGGTATTGCCGGCGGGGCGGACATTGTCCTCATCCCGGAAATACCGGTCAAGCTGGATGAGGTGTATGAGCATTTGCGCGAGCGGCACAAACGCGGCAAACCGTTTTCCATCCTCGTGATCTCCGAAGGCACGAAGATCGAAGGGTATCTCCCTCAATCCACGGACCCCAGTGTCCCGGTGGTTGAGAAACGCCGTTTCGGCAGCGTCGGGGAATATCTGGCCAAGATCATCGAGGACAATACCGGTTATGAGACCCGTGTCAGCGTTTTGGGGTATATCCAGCGCGGCGGCACGCCGACCTCGTTTGACCGTGTTTTGGGCACGCGCCTGGGGGTCAAGGCCGTTGAACTGGTCAAGGAACAGAAATTTGGGAAAATGGCCAGTTTGCGCGACAACAAGATCCGTTTCGTGGACATTGAAGAAGCCGTGCGCGAACGCAAACAGGTGAACATGGACCTGGTGGACATTGCTAACATTTTTTACGCGGGACCATAATATGGAAAAAACAGTCCGGGATATTTTTGCGGAATCGATCGTTGTCAAGCAGGCCACCCTGGCGAAAAATTGTTCCCAGATCGTCCGGGCCGCCCAAAGCGTGCTGACGGCGTTCAAAGGCGGGCATAAGGTTTTCTTTTTCGGCAACGGCGGTTCCGCGGCCGACAGCCAGCACATCGCGGCGGAATTCATCGGCCGTTTCCAGAAAGAACGCAAGTCCTGGCCGGCCATCGCGCTGACCACGGACACGTCCATTTTGACCGCTTTGGGCAATGATTACAATTTTGACATCGTTTTTGCCCGCCAACTGGAAGGGTTGGGACAAAAAGGCGACGTGGCCTTCGCCATTTCCACGAGCGGTAATTCCAAAAATGTTTTGGCCGGGGTCAAACAGGCCAGGGCCATGGGCATGACCACCATCGGCGTCACCGGCGGGACGGGCGGCGCTTTGGCGTCCGCGTGCGATATGACCATTGTCGCGGCCTCGTCTAAAACCGCGCGCATTCAGGAAACTCATCTGTGCATTTTTCACGCGATCTGCGAAATTGTTGAGAACGCGCTATGAAGATCATTGGCATTGCGGCACTTAAGAAGAAATTATCCGCTTTGCGCGAAGCGGGCCGGACCATTGCTTTTACCAACGGCTGTTTTGACCTGATGCATTTGGGCCATGTGACGTATTTGCAGAAAGCCAAAAAAGGGGATCGCGTTTTGGTGGTGGGTTTAAACAGTGATCAAAGCATCCGCCGCATCAAAGGCCCGTCCCGTCCCATCATCGGAGAAAAATCCCGCGCCGCTGTTCTGGCGGCTTTGGAAAGCGTTGATTTCGTCGTGATCTTTAATGAAGATACTCCGGAAAAGATCATCAAGGCCGTTGGGCCCGACGTCCTTGTTAAAGGCGCGGACTGGAAAGGCAAAAAGGTCGTCGGCGCGGATATTGTCAGGAAGGTGGAGCTCATTGCCTATGTCAAAGGGTTTTCCACGACGCAGATCATCAAGAAGATCAAAAAGTATGGGTAATGCAGGCCTGTACCGCATTCTGGATGCCAATTTCAACCGGGCCAAAGAGGGTTTGAGGGTTTGCGAAGACATTTGCCGTTACGGATGGGATGATAAGCCCTTAACACGCGCTTATAAGGACGCGCGTCATCAATTGACCGCGGTTTTGGAGTCCCTGGTCTTGGGAAAGGCGCTCAAAGAGCGGGACATTGCCGCTGATGTGGGCCGGCCCAGCACCGTCAGCGAGGGCAGGCGCGCTGATCTGGCCGCGGTGTTCTGGGCCAATTCCCAGCGGGTCAAGGAATCCCTGCGCGTCGTCGAGGAAGTTGTCAAATTATTAGACGCGAAAGCCGCGCAAAACACTAAGCAATTGCGGTACAAAGTGTATGCCCTTGAACAAAAAGCGGTTGGCCGGCGCTAGATTATATTTGATCCTGGACGCGCAGGTCATCGGGCATGACCGTCTGCTGTCTGTTTTAAAAACCGCTGTTCGTTGCGGGGCGGGTATAGTACAATTACGGGACAAAAACGGCAGCGCTAAAGATATTTTGTCCTTTTGCCGGAAGGCGTTGAAGATCACGGCCGGCCGTGTTTTGTTCATTGTTAACGATCGTGTGGACATGGCTGTTTTAAGCGGGGCAGACGGTGTTCACCTGGGGCAGGACGATATTTCCTGCCGCCAGGCCAGGCGGATGATGGGGCCGCAAGCCCTGATCGGGGTCTCGTGCCAGACCTTTGAACATGCCCGCAAAGCCCAAAACGAGGGCGCGGATTATATCGGGTTCGGTTCGGTGTTCAAGACCAAAACAAAACCGGACCGCCGGCCAATGGACCTGAAGGTTTTGCGTCGTGTTGTTGCCGAAATGCGTATCCCGGTGTTTCCCATCGGCGGCATCAGCCGAAGCAATATCAACGTCTTGACCGCGATAGGGATCAGGCGAGCAGCTGTTTGCAGAGATATTTTATTGGCCAAAGATCCAGGCCGTGCAGTCAAAGAATTAAAGCAATATTTGAGCGAACCTTGGAGATAAATTTGCTAGGTGAGCGACGCGGGGGTCATACAGTGGTAGTATATCAGCTTCCCAAGCTGATTGCGAGGGTTCGATTCCCTTCCCCCGCTCCATTTTTGATCTTTCTCCTTTCAGCTTTCTTTATTTCCGGCTGCGCGACCACCGAATATCCCGGTTTTCCCGGGGCGGGCACGGCATCCGTCAAAAAACAGGGGGCCTATCACAAGGTCGTCAAAGGCCAGACGTTATGGCGCATCGCCAGGGCCTATGGCGTTACGGTGGAAGACATCATCCACGGCAACAATATCCCCAACGCGGCCGCCATCGAGGTGGACCAGTTGATCTTTATCCCGGGGGCTAAGGGGGCCAGGGACATCCCGGAGCGCACGCCGGACGAGAATAAGGAAGAATTCGCCTGGCCTTTAAAAGGCAGGATCATCCGTTATTTTGATCGCGGCGCGCAGAGCATCAGCCGCGGACTGGACATTGAAGCCAATGAAGGCGACCCGGTCAAGGCCTCCCGCGAGGGGAGGGTCGTGATGCTAGGCCACCTGACCGGGTACGGCCAGACCATCATGGTCGACCACGGTGACGGGTTCATTTCGGTGTATGCCCGGAACCGTAAATTTTTGGTCCGGTTGGGCGACCACGTGTACAAGGCCGAGGCCATTGCCGAAACCGGGCGGCTGGGCCGCAGGAGTTTTTGCCATTTTGAGATACGCAAAGGCGGGGACGCCGTCAATCCGCTCTATTATTTGCCATGAACTTTATTGATACAGACCGTCATTTTTTCGCCCGCCGTGACATCCTCGACGTTTTGCATAAACGCGTCCTGGGCCTCAAGGAGGGCTACCGCCAGAATGTCGCCCTTTTGGGCAGCCGCACCGTCGGAAAAACATCCATCCTCCAGAGGTTCATGGCCGACCATGACGATCCTTCGGTGATCGTTGTTTATCTGGACCTCGAGGGCCGCGACTTCACGTATTTCACCACCCAGTTCGTCAAAACCATTCTGTACCAATTCCTCAAGAGCCAGAACCAGCCGGCGCACGAGGACCTGAAGCTTTTGTGCGCCGCCTGCCGGGACACCCTTAAGGGGACCACGGTTTTGGTGGAAGCCATCAACGCGCTGGTCAAAGAGGGCAAATACCCTGAAGGCTACGCGCGGCTTTTATCTTTGCCGGAGACCTTTTGCGCGGAGTCCGGCAAGTCGCTGGTCCTCATCTTTGATGAGTTCCAGGACATGGCGGATTTCCCGGTGCCCGGCGTGTTCCAGGAACTGGGCAAGCGGATCATGACGCAGAAAAATTGCCTGTACATCGTGGCCAGTTCTTACGCCGAGAAAGCGCGCACCATCCTGTCCGAAAAATTGTCCT
Protein-coding sequences here:
- a CDS encoding peptidoglycan DD-metalloendopeptidase family protein; translated protein: MIFLLSAFFISGCATTEYPGFPGAGTASVKKQGAYHKVVKGQTLWRIARAYGVTVEDIIHGNNIPNAAAIEVDQLIFIPGAKGARDIPERTPDENKEEFAWPLKGRIIRYFDRGAQSISRGLDIEANEGDPVKASREGRVVMLGHLTGYGQTIMVDHGDGFISVYARNRKFLVRLGDHVYKAEAIAETGRLGRRSFCHFEIRKGGDAVNPLYYLP